The Aggregicoccus sp. 17bor-14 genome includes a region encoding these proteins:
- a CDS encoding efflux RND transporter periplasmic adaptor subunit: protein MSHATHSAAPSVSSPDAPPPSPRTFPAKRAALIVTLALGILALAFLLHRRDPQPAPAAPALRADAQGVTLAPNAPQWKYVELAAARSAPALAPLPVPGRVDFDEKRTANLGAPLAGRVESVRVQLGDSVKAGDRLFSVRSAALADLAREVASAREEVAVKARLAQRSRELLGLKATAEKDVLEAEAELTQAQLSLKAALAKQSSLTVAPEGENLYWVRSPRAGTVVELDVHPGAEVGPERERPLVRVADLDELRVLADVSEADAADLAQGGAVRVVTQDAALERPGVIEHLSEVVDPQRRTLELRVRVPNADHALRPNAFVEVALAADPSTQRVRVPEEAVVSEGEQSLVFVARAPDRLERVPVVTGRRRGGEVELRSGLEPGARYVARGALLLLNQIDLAD from the coding sequence ATGTCCCACGCCACCCACTCCGCCGCCCCTTCCGTCTCCTCCCCTGACGCGCCCCCTCCCTCGCCCCGCACCTTTCCGGCGAAGCGCGCGGCCCTGATCGTCACGCTCGCACTGGGCATCCTCGCGCTGGCCTTCCTCCTCCACCGGCGCGACCCGCAGCCCGCGCCCGCCGCCCCCGCCCTCCGCGCAGATGCCCAGGGCGTCACGCTCGCCCCGAACGCGCCGCAGTGGAAGTACGTGGAGCTCGCGGCCGCGCGCAGCGCGCCCGCGCTCGCGCCGCTGCCGGTGCCGGGCCGCGTGGACTTCGACGAGAAGCGCACCGCGAACCTGGGCGCACCGCTGGCCGGCCGCGTGGAGAGCGTGCGCGTGCAGCTGGGAGACAGCGTCAAGGCCGGTGACCGGCTCTTCTCCGTGCGCAGCGCCGCGCTCGCGGACCTCGCGCGCGAGGTGGCCAGCGCCCGCGAGGAGGTGGCGGTGAAGGCCCGGCTCGCCCAGCGCTCGCGCGAGCTGCTCGGGCTCAAGGCCACGGCCGAGAAGGACGTGCTGGAGGCCGAGGCCGAGCTCACCCAGGCGCAGCTCTCGCTGAAGGCGGCGCTCGCGAAGCAGTCCAGCCTCACGGTGGCCCCCGAGGGCGAGAACCTCTACTGGGTGCGCAGCCCCCGCGCGGGCACCGTGGTGGAGCTGGACGTGCACCCCGGCGCCGAGGTGGGGCCCGAGCGCGAGCGGCCGCTGGTGCGGGTGGCGGACCTGGACGAGCTGCGCGTGCTCGCGGACGTGAGCGAGGCGGACGCGGCCGACCTCGCGCAGGGCGGCGCGGTGCGTGTCGTCACGCAGGACGCCGCGCTGGAGCGCCCCGGCGTCATCGAGCACCTCTCCGAGGTGGTGGACCCCCAGCGCCGCACCCTCGAGCTGCGCGTGCGCGTGCCCAATGCGGACCACGCGCTGCGCCCCAACGCCTTCGTGGAGGTGGCCCTGGCCGCGGACCCGAGCACGCAGCGCGTGCGCGTCCCCGAGGAGGCCGTGGTGAGCGAGGGCGAGCAGAGCCTCGTCTTCGTGGCGCGCGCGCCCGACCGGCTCGAGCGCGTCCCGGTGGTGACCGGGCGCAGGCGCGGCGGCGAGGTGGAGCTGCGCTCGGGCCTGGAGCCGGGGGCGCGCTACGTGGCCCGCGGCGCGCTGCTGCTGCTCAACCAGATCGATCTCGCGGACTAG
- a CDS encoding efflux RND transporter permease subunit, with the protein MFENIVTFSLKNRSAIAFLTVLAAIWGYFSFRDLTVEAFPDPTDTQVDVITLFDGQPSEEVERQIGLPLERALNGTPGLARLRNLSMFGLSFVTMTFNDGVDGQWARQQVLERLRDAELPEGVTPELGAFATPIGEVYRYSLKGAGGDPMKLRTLQDWVVRPQLMRVDGVADVVSYGGLVRELHVQPRPGRLAAFGLTLAQLESAIHEGSVNASGGTLERGAEQFVIRSEGLFRSLEDLRKVRVATHEGTPVFLQDVADVSEGWAPRQGVVSVGSQLDAVEGIVLMRRGENPSVVLSRLRTQVEAVNARLAVDGASIEPFYDRTDLVSTTLRSVGHNLLEGAVLVTLVLFVFLLDLRAALVVAVLIPLSLLASFIYLKLRGMSANLLSMGSVDFGVIVDGGVVIIESILTRLSHDEARDAGLTATERIRRATIAVVRPTVFALLIIIAAYLPIFMLQRVEGRIFAPMANTVVAALVGALLFSITLVPVLASFVYRGKVKHRESPVLRWADRAYAPTLRLALRRPALVIALASAALLAAGLTLPHLGSEFLPELNEGALYMTFTLPSNVSLTEARKLVPRINQLIQAKPQVESLLSQLGRPEDGTDATLTNNLEFFVKLKPPEEWPASTPTLADVIADLQSSIDEIPGLEVNFSQPIRDNVNESISGQFGQVAVKLYGDDLVALQKQAERVKDAISKVAGVADLGIVKSGEVPQLQVVPDRTALARHGMSLGDFQHVFQTAVGGRPVADFWEGERRLDVVMRLPLSSRDDVEKLRKLRVPVEGGASIPLEALARVSTGLGRASINRENGRRYIGIRMNVRGRDLGGFVSEARARVAREAPLEGGMQIEWGGEFENKERAMNRLLTVVPVALLLTLLLLFKAFDSFGRAVLTLLNVPFALVGGVFGLALAGMPVSVAACVGFIALIGQAALNGVLVTSAIAERRSAGEPLDEAIVRGCRERLRPVLMTAALAALGLVPAAMSHAIGSETQRPLAVVIVFGTLSACSLTMVLLPVMYRLYARWGERVIEVRAPREDTVHEGSSAAS; encoded by the coding sequence ATGTTCGAGAACATCGTCACCTTCTCCCTGAAGAATCGCAGCGCCATCGCCTTCCTCACGGTGCTCGCGGCCATCTGGGGCTACTTCTCCTTCCGCGACCTGACGGTGGAGGCCTTCCCGGATCCCACCGACACCCAGGTGGACGTCATCACGCTGTTCGACGGTCAGCCCTCCGAGGAGGTGGAGCGGCAGATCGGCCTGCCCCTGGAGCGCGCCCTCAATGGCACGCCCGGGCTCGCGCGGCTGCGCAACCTCTCCATGTTCGGCCTCTCCTTCGTCACCATGACCTTCAACGACGGGGTGGACGGGCAGTGGGCGCGCCAACAGGTGCTCGAGCGCCTGCGCGACGCGGAGCTGCCGGAGGGGGTCACCCCGGAGCTGGGCGCCTTCGCCACGCCGATCGGCGAGGTGTACCGCTACTCGCTCAAGGGCGCCGGCGGCGACCCGATGAAGCTGCGCACCCTGCAGGACTGGGTGGTGCGCCCCCAGTTGATGCGCGTGGACGGCGTCGCGGACGTGGTGAGCTACGGCGGGCTCGTGCGCGAGCTGCACGTGCAGCCGCGGCCCGGCCGCCTCGCCGCGTTCGGCCTCACGCTCGCGCAACTGGAGAGCGCCATCCACGAGGGCTCGGTGAACGCGAGCGGTGGCACCCTCGAGCGCGGCGCCGAGCAGTTCGTCATCCGCAGCGAGGGCCTGTTCCGCTCGCTGGAGGACCTGCGCAAGGTGCGCGTCGCCACCCACGAGGGCACGCCCGTGTTCCTGCAGGACGTGGCGGACGTGAGCGAGGGGTGGGCGCCCCGCCAGGGCGTGGTGAGCGTGGGCTCGCAGCTGGATGCGGTGGAGGGCATCGTGCTCATGCGTCGCGGCGAGAACCCCTCGGTGGTGCTCTCGCGCCTGCGCACGCAGGTGGAGGCGGTGAACGCCCGCCTCGCCGTGGACGGGGCCTCCATCGAGCCCTTCTACGATCGCACCGACCTGGTCTCCACCACCCTGCGCTCGGTGGGCCACAACCTGCTCGAGGGCGCGGTGCTGGTCACGCTCGTGCTCTTCGTGTTTCTCCTGGATCTGCGCGCAGCCCTGGTGGTGGCGGTGCTCATCCCCCTCTCGCTGCTCGCGTCCTTCATCTACTTGAAGCTGCGCGGCATGTCGGCGAACCTGCTGTCCATGGGCTCCGTCGACTTCGGGGTCATCGTCGATGGCGGCGTGGTCATCATCGAGAGCATCCTCACGCGGCTCAGCCACGACGAGGCGCGCGACGCCGGGCTCACGGCGACCGAGCGCATCCGCCGCGCCACCATCGCGGTGGTGCGCCCCACGGTGTTCGCGCTGCTGATCATCATCGCGGCCTACCTGCCCATCTTCATGCTGCAGCGGGTGGAGGGCCGCATCTTCGCCCCCATGGCCAACACCGTGGTGGCCGCGCTGGTGGGCGCACTGCTCTTCTCCATCACCCTGGTGCCGGTGCTCGCGTCCTTCGTGTACCGGGGCAAGGTGAAGCACCGCGAATCGCCGGTGCTGCGCTGGGCGGACCGGGCCTACGCCCCCACGCTGCGGCTCGCGCTGCGCCGCCCCGCACTGGTCATCGCGCTCGCGAGCGCGGCGCTGCTCGCCGCGGGCCTCACGCTCCCGCACCTCGGCTCCGAGTTCCTGCCCGAGCTCAACGAGGGCGCGCTGTACATGACCTTCACCCTGCCCTCGAACGTGTCGCTCACCGAGGCACGCAAGCTGGTGCCGCGCATCAACCAGCTCATCCAGGCGAAGCCGCAGGTGGAGTCGCTGCTCTCCCAGCTCGGCCGGCCCGAGGACGGCACGGACGCCACCCTCACGAACAACCTCGAGTTCTTCGTGAAGCTCAAGCCCCCCGAGGAGTGGCCGGCGAGCACGCCCACGCTCGCGGACGTCATCGCGGACCTGCAGTCCTCCATCGACGAGATCCCCGGCCTCGAGGTGAACTTCAGTCAGCCCATCCGCGACAACGTCAACGAGAGCATCAGCGGCCAGTTCGGCCAGGTGGCCGTGAAGCTGTACGGCGACGACCTGGTCGCGCTCCAGAAGCAGGCCGAGCGGGTGAAGGACGCCATCTCGAAGGTCGCGGGCGTGGCGGACCTGGGCATCGTGAAGAGCGGCGAGGTGCCCCAGCTGCAGGTGGTGCCGGACCGCACCGCGCTCGCGCGCCACGGCATGTCGCTGGGCGACTTCCAGCACGTCTTCCAGACCGCGGTGGGCGGCCGCCCCGTGGCGGACTTCTGGGAGGGCGAGCGGCGCCTGGACGTGGTGATGCGCCTGCCGCTCTCCAGCCGCGACGACGTGGAGAAGCTGCGCAAGCTGCGCGTCCCCGTGGAGGGGGGCGCGAGCATCCCCCTCGAGGCGCTCGCCCGCGTGAGCACCGGCCTGGGGCGTGCCTCCATCAACCGCGAGAACGGCCGGCGCTACATCGGCATCCGGATGAACGTGCGCGGCCGCGACCTGGGCGGCTTCGTGAGCGAGGCGCGCGCCCGCGTCGCCCGCGAGGCACCGCTCGAGGGCGGGATGCAGATCGAGTGGGGCGGCGAGTTCGAGAACAAGGAGCGGGCGATGAACCGGCTGCTCACCGTGGTGCCGGTGGCGCTGCTGCTCACCCTGCTGCTGCTCTTCAAGGCCTTCGACTCCTTCGGGCGGGCGGTGCTCACGCTGCTCAACGTGCCCTTCGCCCTGGTGGGAGGCGTGTTCGGGCTCGCGCTCGCCGGGATGCCCGTGTCGGTGGCCGCCTGCGTGGGCTTCATCGCGCTCATCGGGCAGGCCGCGCTCAACGGCGTCCTGGTGACCTCGGCGATCGCGGAGCGGCGCAGCGCGGGCGAGCCTCTGGACGAGGCCATCGTGCGCGGCTGCCGCGAGCGGCTGCGGCCCGTGCTGATGACGGCGGCCCTGGCCGCGCTCGGCCTCGTGCCGGCGGCGATGAGCCACGCCATCGGCTCCGAGACGCAGCGGCCCCTGGCGGTGGTGATCGTCTTCGGCACGCTGTCCGCGTGCTCGCTCACCATGGTCCTGCTCCCGGTGATGTACCGGCTCTACGCCCGCTGGGGCGAGCGGGTCATCGAGGTGCGCGCCCCCCGCGAGGACACCGTGCACGAGGGCAGCTCCGCCGCGAGCTGA
- a CDS encoding TolC family protein, with amino-acid sequence MSPRPLASLGAVAALLLSPFAAHAEPPTLALSTLPSQSELAALLWQRSPELAAARGRIGAALAEQRRAHLLPNPGLDLSWNTIPVGPHNPEDLPFSQIPNYAVSVSELIELGKRGPRQEAAAASARASRLDAEEQLRQRYFELLDVIAEVAAAELRTAALTQLSTDASDLTELQRQRARHGDTPGLDADRAELEEAHFSSALAEEHAHLASALRTCAGAVGMPCEPFGSSERAAAFLARLPEAPGGAPTAQRPDLASLDAQAQAARAQGALARAHRIPDPTLRVGYVRDQFVAAGNQPNSLFVGASIPLPLFDQGQADDQAAAASAGAAERARTLLLESSRQQLQQLAAERSLLEQRRSRLQAHTLPLARSVVQDLQAAVSAGGAPLQELLLARRTLGETLLESADLELSAFRLASAQALTAGAQPPLPADLSASPSSTP; translated from the coding sequence TTGAGCCCCCGTCCCCTCGCCTCTCTCGGCGCCGTCGCCGCGCTGCTGCTCTCCCCCTTCGCCGCACACGCCGAGCCCCCCACCCTCGCCCTCTCGACCCTTCCCTCGCAGTCCGAGCTCGCGGCGCTGCTGTGGCAGCGCTCGCCGGAGCTCGCCGCCGCGCGCGGGCGCATCGGCGCGGCACTCGCGGAGCAGCGGCGCGCGCACCTGCTGCCCAACCCCGGGCTGGACCTGTCGTGGAACACCATCCCGGTGGGGCCGCACAACCCGGAGGACCTGCCCTTCTCGCAGATCCCCAACTACGCGGTCTCGGTGTCCGAGCTCATCGAGCTGGGCAAGCGCGGGCCTCGCCAGGAGGCCGCGGCGGCGAGCGCCCGCGCCTCCCGCCTCGATGCCGAGGAGCAGCTGCGCCAGCGCTACTTCGAGCTCCTGGACGTCATCGCCGAGGTCGCCGCCGCGGAGCTGCGCACCGCCGCGCTGACGCAGCTCTCCACGGACGCCTCGGATCTCACCGAGCTGCAGCGCCAGCGCGCGCGCCACGGGGACACCCCGGGCCTGGACGCGGACCGCGCCGAGCTGGAGGAGGCGCACTTCAGCAGCGCGCTCGCCGAGGAGCACGCCCACCTGGCCAGCGCGCTGCGCACGTGCGCCGGCGCGGTGGGCATGCCCTGCGAGCCCTTCGGCAGCAGCGAGCGCGCGGCGGCGTTCCTCGCGCGCCTCCCCGAGGCCCCCGGCGGGGCGCCCACCGCGCAGCGTCCAGACCTCGCCTCGCTCGACGCCCAGGCGCAGGCCGCCCGCGCCCAGGGAGCCCTCGCCCGCGCCCACCGCATCCCGGATCCCACGCTGCGCGTGGGCTACGTGCGCGACCAGTTCGTCGCCGCGGGAAACCAGCCCAACAGCCTCTTCGTGGGCGCCTCCATTCCCCTGCCCCTCTTCGACCAGGGCCAGGCAGACGACCAGGCCGCGGCCGCCAGCGCCGGCGCCGCCGAGCGCGCGCGCACCTTGCTGCTGGAGAGCTCCCGCCAGCAGCTGCAGCAGCTCGCCGCAGAGCGCTCCCTGCTGGAGCAGCGCCGGTCCCGGCTGCAGGCGCACACGCTGCCGCTCGCGCGCAGCGTGGTGCAGGACCTGCAAGCCGCCGTGAGTGCGGGCGGCGCGCCGCTCCAGGAGCTGCTGCTGGCGCGGCGCACGCTGGGCGAGACGTTGCTCGAGTCCGCCGACCTCGAGCTCTCCGCGTTCCGCCTCGCGAGCGCCCAGGCGCTCACCGCCGGCGCGCAGCCCCCGCTGCCGGCCGACCTCTCCGCGTCCCCTTCCTCCACTCCTTGA